The Maylandia zebra isolate NMK-2024a linkage group LG4, Mzebra_GT3a, whole genome shotgun sequence genome segment AAGATGTCTTAAAACCTCTATCTTTCAATTCCCCTGAAACTTATGGTACAGTATGTGCAGACTGACATCAGCAGTTACATCAGCTCCTTCATTAGCCTCTCTGACTGTTGATGGAACATTTTATGACTGTGTCAGAGAGTAATGAGCCAGGGGACTCAAACTGTGCTCATTTTTTATTCCTCACAGGGGGGGAAGTCAACCTGTCGAGTTGTGAGTGGAGCTCACGTGTCCGACCCATTTGCTAGTTCAGACATCCGGCCAGTATGTCCAGCGATCCTCCCCCTCCGTACCCCGGAGGTCCCAGTGCGCCCCTCATCCAGGAGAAAAATGGACAACCTGGTAATAAAGCTGAACACACAGGATTGTGAATGTTACAGTAGTGGTACTGTGGTGACATATGTTCTACATTCAGTGTGAGTGATTCGGTAAACTTCCTCAGTTCAAGAGGAAGTACATCTGCGGCCGTTTTAACtgttgaaaaaaaattgtaatttgCTCATTTTAAATCCAGTCTGATTTGAATAATTTAGTCAAAATGTACCTTTTGTAATATCAGTCTGACTCAGTTCTAAGTTATTACAGCTTGGTCTCATTATGGAGCCTACCTACTCTGATATACTAACcaatgaaaaagagaagttctTGAGTGCATTGAGAGAATTCAAAAGCAGTTTGACCACTTCCCTACAGTTGATGTGAGAAATTTGGGCACTCACTGAGCTTGAGAGACTTCATTGTAATATTTGCTAGATTGATGAAGAACAGTAAATGTAAATCACAGCAAATAATGGTCTCACCTTTGAAAGCTTCACAGATGACCAGTGAAGTGAACACCCATGTTGTCATGCACTTGCAGCCGTGTACtactgcagttatttatttcagaCCACAAACTTCAGTTTGTTGTGTCAGACTTGTGCGGGGCTATCTCCAGTGCCATCTTTTTAATGTGTGCTGTATTTCAGAAGCGGTAAGGACTGGTCCTCCACAGGGACAACCCCTACCTCCAGACTATGGTCCACCACCCTATGAGGCCACACAGCCAGGCTTCCTACCACCACATGTCCCTGGGGAAGGGCCCATGCCAATGCCCATGCCTATGCCTCCACCACCACAAGGTGCGACAGACTATCTGCATATATAGATAAGGAAATGAAGCATCATACTCCCACAATATGTGACTGTCTTCTAAAGCTGTCAGGGCATGTTAGTGTTCATGGTTCTGGACCCGACATGGTGTACAGCTATGCACAGTACAAACTGCAATAGCTGTacaccccccccacacacacacttcagctTGTTAACTTTCATTACTTGAAAATAGTTTATTTGGCTTCAGTTTAGTTTGGTAGAAACCAGAAAATTGAATTAATAATGTGGAAATGTAAAAGAGCTAAAAAGAGTATTTTATTGCTCACTGGCTTGTAAATCTATTTTTCCTTTTGGCTCACGTCACTGTTGAGGCTATGGTTCATCTTCTTAAATATCATGACTGCTGTTCTTGTGCTCGCCCACTCTCATTGGTTTGTCTAAATGCAGGTGGCCACTACCCACCACCACCTGGTCACTTTCCTCAACCGATGCCAGGACAGATGGGCCCGGGTCCTGGTCACTTTGTCCACATGGGAGGTCACACAGCGACCGTCCTGGCTCCTCCAGGAGCAGCCACCACTGTGACCGTTCTGCAGGGTGAAATGTTTCAGACTTCACCAGTGCAGACTGTGTGTCCGCACTGTCAGCAGGCTATCGTCACCCGCATCTCCCACGACATCGGCCTCATGAACACACTCTTCTGCCTCTTCTGCTTCTTTGTAGGGTAAGTAGGTCCTGGAAAAGACATCTGGTGGTGGGTTTTCGCTGTTTTTACACATGAGTAATGCCTAAAAGTGACAGTagttttaaatacacagaactAGAGCTGGATGATAAATTATGTCAAGAAAATCTGCAAGAATCGTATATCTGACAATATAAAACGGTCATTATCACAGAATACTGATTGTTGTTATATTGCTGCATTTCCATTGAGCTAATTTACTTGATGAGACACTTTCTAATTCAAAGTTTCACTTTATTGACACTAGATGCATTAAGTAGCCTAGGTAGTGTTTTGGAAAGTTAAGCAATTATTTTATACGTTTACTCAACACTTCAACAAAACTAAAGTAACTTGACCATTTAACTTGTCAGGAGACTGCAGAATATTGTACATAATATATGTGTGACATATTTTTCAGCACATAATAACGCTGAAAAATATGTCACACAAAGGTCACACATCACCAGCTGCTAGTGTCTCATACTTTGTGGCCTGGTTATGCTCATTGGTgggaggttgtttttttttttgttttttgattcaaatagtaaaaaaagaaagttgtttcCAGCTTTAGCTAGATTAACTATTACTAGTTTTCAGAATGCTTTGCATTTGTTGGAAGTTGTTGAAGTAGCTCCCTTATTGGATACTAAATTGTCACTGGAGTCTCACATGTGCTCTTGCTCTCAGACACGCCCAGGTTTGTCCATAGTTGAGCATGTTAGGGAATGTGAAAGACTTcacttttattcatatagcagcAAATACTCAAATAAAGCACTTTTATTCTAAGGTAAAGATCCCACAAcaatagagagaaaaaaacaacaatcagacaacccccccatgagcaaacacttgtcagcagtgggaaggaaaaacttccttttaacaggaaaaaacctctGGCATACCCAGACTCAAGGAGGGGCAGCTACCTGCCACGACTGGTTGGAGGTTCTGTCAGGTTTCTTTTAAAAGGGAGCTGTTTTTACTTTCCACATTCACCACAGTGAAGGCTGTCGTTTGATTATTGTAGGGACTTTACCTTccaatataaaacaccttgagacaacagttgttgtaatttggcagtatataaataaaataaaataccctATAGCGTCCATTACTTCCCAGCTCACCTTTTAAGGACTTTGGAAGATAAAATATTACCTGAACATTCAGACAGATGGTGTTTCAATAATATGTTCTTGACTTAGTAACTTGTTAATCGTGTCTATCTTAAATTTTGCACAACAGTATACTGTGGCATCTGTGACCTTCAACTTTTGCATAAGTGCTGATTGGAGCAGATAAGCAGATGGTGTATTTTTCATGCTTCTGTGTTGCCATGTTCTTGACCCAGTGACTGTTTTGTGAGAGCTTAATGTACGTAACGTGTACAATCATGAGCAGGTGTTTGATTTTCGCTTCAtcttctgtctgtctgctcCTCGTTCACAGCTGTGATCTCGGCTGCTGCTTGATTCCCTGTATGATTGATGACCTCAAGGATGTGACACACACCTGCCCTTACTGTAAGGGCTACATTTATACATACAAGCGTATATGCTAACCATGGACAGCTGGATGCCACAGAGACaagtacatgcacacacataaaccCACAGTGCCCCCTGCTGGTAGTGACAGGCTTctcccccccccacccctctaCATTTTTGCAAAGTGTTGTGTAGCCCTCTTAAATTGTGAGTGAAGTTTTCTAATTAGTTCACAACATATTTCCTGTATATACCGTTCAGCATACTTCTCTCATGCATTTGAAATGTACAGTTCTCTGACTTAAGCGCAGCAGGTGAAGGCGCTCAGAGGCACACAGGTAAATTTGTGATGTTTCGCATgtgaataaaaaaaggaaaaaaacaaaacaaaaaactgcctCTGTTAGAGAACGCTGTGAAAATGTCACTTTATTTGAATTCATCTGTGAATTTTGCTCTatagcaggggtaggcaacctttctgatgacgagtgctatctaaaatttcctcagaagtcagtgtgccatatgattgcattagcaataaatttaataacgctctatattaacagttacacactatatagaaccacttgTTCTATATTTATTCGCAGATGTtagcagctatcagcgaatagttatcagctattttgaaacaaaaaaaagacactttttattttaacagcaaatgaactgtacaacagaaaatacaaatgctatttatggtctcctcacaacaatgataagaaaaataaactgagccAATGTGGCAtctttgttaatacagagatacACATGTTAAAGTGATCtttggtctcccactcagataCAAAGGTCTctgagtgtccagcattcagacggctacctgaggacactctTCGTGTGAGAGAAAACcggctcacacagatatgtagagccaaatactgtcaataaggcctctgcaatgttctgaagacagttaaacttgtcaggtagtgatgtccagcaggtgaaaatgcaagctccatgaacacacacagatatggattccagctgcttcgatgtcgcattaactggcattaactcagccagttaatgtGAGACAAAtctagctgctcattaaagctttctggtttgatcagaaaataaaacattggtcTATAAAGCTGAAAGTCCCAAAATTGCATTGTGAATTCTGTCAcgagtctacggatgtatccgtgtatctccgtggtgctgatgctgtgctGAGCGGAAAGCTGctgaagcttttgaagtgtcggaatgtggaaagctaacaacgtccctctcaccagtaggctaaggtctcaggaattcgcatgataaggtggggccaggtttcacaatgaactcacccgaaactctggctgattgggacccacacccagtttcacaccttggctcaggcgattagaggatcatcagggggtccttttgtccctctgtggggggttactcccactagggtgtatgggactctccaccatttgaccttagaactgaagaagcttctcggatgagaggtgaaacgtcttcaagtaatttagagaagtccagacgcttttctttgcaagctccttttgactttacatcagataaaaactttggttgtaagattcagataattatttaataacagccagacattttaaatgagaataagaaagaaaagtttttctttgtgccccctttccctgttaatgccctacctgcccccctggcaaacctttgctagacccgcccctgcacagttaccagctgtcagctacatagaaaaaggatcctggtgttatttatctctcagaaacagttcataacttcccttcaactcattcatgtcacctaaaaggtaaacctgtttctccatcatctgttcagctctgatgattcagtaaggacatctcctggtttcatcttcatgtttccctctcaccagataaccaaaccgatatcatgaccagcagcttttacagctgtggctccagcaaacatcagctgatactagaaattaatattaaataaattctaacaacagctgatcaagcttaaatgtgctgcttttgtttaacgcgacatccgctggtttcttctttctggcacaaaatgggcgataaataaacaagagagaaaagccgatcagctgatcattgatcagtttcatgattgaagcagaaacaggagagggagggggagagaatgagagaagaagaggcagctgcagcataacgacagaataaatccagctttgtgtctttttcattgtagctgaagtccgggacaaactgtgttccttttcagctcaatacaaaacgcgtaatattttctctgaatacgagacgattccgtttttttatgggacggttggcaactctactaactaaccttgtgaataaaataaagttcaacatcagtaacatcaaaacaaccacccagctgtatagaaactctgtcatgctagctagcacgcagtacgagttattgtaactgactgtaaaaagtcagcataacgaaaataaactccacctaaacttgttttatatctgacccagacagactgcaggtcataacttcttacctgaagttcagttcacctgacgcttggaccggcggctgcctcggggctctcctcttgcctcccctttctctcatccacctgctggcctccaccacttgctaatgttactgaatctgtggaaggtccgccatagccaccaccaaataACTGAGTTGTTTTTAAACActggccagcatctggccaatccaccacctttcattgttgtactgtaacaaaaaaaaaaaaaaaaaaataaaaaactgatggcacgaccagctatggtcgtgccatcagttaacccttcctagggttgccgacccctgctctaTAGCAAGTGTATTCCGACACGGGTTAATTTTTAACTTTGATGTCAGatatttaattcattattttaatatttagaactgaacttttattttcctttgtcTGATTATTTTGTTCCAGCAGGTctagtgttttcttttaatcatcGATCCCTTTTGAATGTGAGCAAAATGAACCATTTATAATATTTAGCTACTAAATCTACTTGTTGGGAAAGTCTCAAGATTTATGTTAACCTGCTATATTTTGTTATTAATTTGGGCTGTAGTCACAAAATGTCCTGTGACTTACTGTTGAGCTAATGCTCATCAGTGCCCTCTGTCTGTaaaggtgttttattttgatgattGAGTCATTATTTGCACTTTAAGTTAAAGTTCACCTTTGCCCCTCAGATGCATAATTTGtctaggggggaaaaaagtgcgaCCACCTATGCATCATTTGGTTTTTACTTTGGTTTGCTGTTAGCTGAGTGAATCCCACCATGGTGGCACCTTTTCAGAATTTAGTAGATGGAAGTAGAGCTGACAGACTTAGGGCTCGACTGTTACTGATGGACGAACACTTCACAACATCTCAGTAGTGATTTGTCCTGTCGCTGGCCaaatgctgagtctgagtcgtTTAAGATGATTTTCAAAATAGTTatttcaaaacaaacagaaaattgtTACTAGTGGCACAGTGTGTTATATTTGTTCTGTTATAACgtaaatttattttgaaaagtcattCCAAGTCACTCTCACTGATGAGAGGTGCTAACATGTATAATTTAACGTACAGCACTATCATTACAGTGGTGGGACCATCTTCCCACAGAGTCCCTGACTTAGCATTAGCCTTTCCCGATGACTTGCATTGCTCAGAggcatgttaaaaaaacaattacagATACTAAATAGTGAGCTCTTTGCTAGGAAAAAGCTTTAAATAACAAATTAACTCCAACATTGCGATCCCACTGAATTTAACACCAACAGATACTGTTCCACCATCAGCATGCTGGATGTCTCATGCACCAAGCGCAGAGTTTGTCTGCACGAGTCACACATTGAAACAAGTCATTCTCACTGGCAAGTTCCTGACTCtatgtgcatttgtttttgttttccttgagGCTAACGGAGCTCTGTAAGAAAATCAATATGAAATGAAGGATTGCATTGAAATATTAATACGGTGTAACGCACACCATTGTTGTGGATTTTGGTGGTCTGCATTGCTCTAAATGTCTGTGAAATGTATAACTATGTAAGTCAAAGATTTGTTTGACTGTTGTATACAGCTACTATTTTATCAATAAAAGTCATGAAGGAAACTCAATTTTGAAATTGTGAAAGtggatattttatttaaatattaaatgtaaagcaaaaaaataaatgtttctcaGCTGTGCTTgtgaatgaagctgaaaaacacaGCTATAGGTGAAAAGGTGTCAATCTCTCCATCGATGTCCGCACTGAGCATTGCAGCATTTGTAGAACGTGGTCATCGGTTCGTCTGCTGATCTGGTCTGAATCTGCATGAAGTATGCTCGAGGATGCTCGCACTTCGGGCACGTTTCTGTAAATGGACAAGTGCATCGTGTCAGTGTGGAATCACTAATACTGTTGGGATTGgctcatttaatttaattccaTTCGGCCATGCAGTATATAGAAAAATGCACGGAGTAGCATCACTGATACAGGATGTTCCTAATTTTGACAAAGATGCACTTATAAGAAAGTTAAAGCACCCATCCTGCCAGGTTTCTCAAACTAGCACCTGGAGGCCAAAGTAATGTCATCCAGAGTGCAAATACAATAACTTCAGTTTTTCTTAAGTAGAAAAATTACACATTATCGAGGTCTCTTATTAGCCTGTAGTATGTaatttgtgttaaataaatatgaaatctgGTCTTTATTTAGAAATAATGCTCTTTAGTAACCAATTGAAGGAATATGACTCGTAATGGACTTTAATTCTTTCAATTTCTTGCCCGTGTTGCCATTCACAGgaaaacaacaacctgcagaAAGGTTGTTGTTTACGTCCTACCCTGAAGGGGGTGCAGTCCGGCAATGTAATGATGCAAAGACAAACTTTTTCTCACACTTAACAACCCCACATTAATTTTAGCTCTTCCATCCCTGGTATCCATTATAATAGACTAAACCTTCCTAAATTAACAAAGACAGCAGCGGTCAAGAAGTATAAAAGCCACCTCACTaatgattaaaacaaacaagccaACACAAAATGAAATGTACGAAAATGCCATATAAATTACCATCCtctgaaaagacaaacacaaacatagacagacacacactgtaatTAAAAGTTtgtataaaatgcatttttactcAGTGGAGGTCTCTAGCATATGCTGGCTCCCTAAAATGTGACTCAGTCATCATATCATTGACAAACCCCACCTGGTtatcaggaattagaaaaatatATCTAGTTCCAGAGAATTTATGGAGAAGACTTTCACGTTGATGTAATCAAGGGTGgaccaaaaaaagacaaaaaaaaaaaaagacattctaTTCTTTATAATATAAAGTGTAGGTATCCAAGCTGGATAGTTAAAAAGCTACAGTTGTCTTTCTTAGAGCTTTAATCTATCTGTAGAGTTATGTTTTTATTGGGCTGGGATATTGCAACAGCCCAATTTGTTTTTCAGGCATTCTGTTGTCATTTGGTGGTGTGCTTGTGGTCATTGTGCTGTTGAATGATGCAATTTTAACCATCTGTCAGATAGACAGCCTCACATTTAACTCTAGAATATTTATATACAGAGGAGTTTCTGTTTGACACAGTGACAACATTGTGCCCAAACGTTAAGGTAGCAGCAGCTGGCAGGGACTCACCCTCTTAATTAagaatttactttgtttttcacagtaTTGCACATGAAAACtctgtttttcacatgactgttaACTTGAGCTACACATTTGACAGTCCATATTGACAGTGTTAATAGATATTTACCCTAAAATAACGAAAAACTGAAGGACCTAGCTCAAGTGGTTTtctaaataattacatttttaaatggcaCAACAAAATACATCCCTACTGTCATCCATGGGAATACTTGGATGCTAACAACAGTTCAGAAGTGCATATTTCCCCTCAGTGTTTTAAAGGAAAATCTGTCCATGGTCAGGTGGGAAGTTTTTGTTTCAATCTGATAAATTGAGTTGATCCAAACACACGCTTGCTCACACACATCACGggtaagtggaagaagatggatggctGGCTGGAtaactttgttttaaaaagtgcttcTTTTAAAGAGTTTCATTTTGACATGAAAGtgtgtgtttagagttttgacCCCACAATACTTGTTGTCAGCAATCACATTGAGCTAATAAGCCTGTATCCAGTTGTCAAAAACTGCATTACAAACCACTCAAAGGCACTGCAGACATTGGTGTTTTGAGCAGGAATGCGGGACGATAGACACAACTTAACTCTCAagctaattaaaaaaacaaaacaatatttcTTCAACCAGTTAATTTTGCGATTATAAACAGATACATAGACCACACCATAAACTATTTTGATGACACTCACCAGGTGTTGAGTCCACGTTTTCCCACGCAGCAGCTCCACCCAGAACATCATCCACCTCCTTTAACTTCGGATACTTCCTGTTATTTACCTACAGGGGTTTAAACAGATAAGGTGAGGCTCTCAGAAGCCACGCTAACCTTAATGTAAGATGTGATACATTATATGTGAAATATTTCGTCGTTACTCACCTTTCGTGTGATGTTATGTACGTAGGGACAGGTGTTACACGCGAATCTCATGCACTTCTGCCCTTCCTCGACGATTAACACGTTCCCGCAGGTTGGACAGAAAAGAAGCATGTTAGCAcgtacttaaaaaacaaaaccctgttaGATTTTGAACTATTAAATAACACTAGCACTCTGTGAACTCAGCTGTAAACACTGCTGCGTGTGGAGCACcggaagagaaggagagaaaatgaGATGCACCCATATTGCGAGTTCGGTGAGAAACAAAGGCTTATTAAGCGGAACCATGTTTTCTAAGCCCCATTTCCTCGCCCGGTTATTATTGGTGACGGACGCACTTACTTCCACTGGCTTCCAGTTAAATTAGTTTCCATTAAAAAGTATATTTTCCCCAAAGTTATAAATTAAATCGACAAACTGCCTGTTAAACTGCCTGTTAAGCTGCTTGTCTGTTGAGTAAATTTAGCAGCTggcggtgatggaggaggagcagagagcGGGAACCGCTGCTGCTGGAGCTGCAGAAGGAGGACAATCAGTGAAGGATGAAGAAGAGGTAAAAGAGGAAGATGTGACACATACAGCAACTCAAGGcgaagaggaggaagatgaggacGCTCTTCCTCATTCAGAAATCTTGGATATTTTCGAGGAAGGACTTGCTCGACTCGTGCAGGATCCTTTGCTCTGTGACCTGCCGATTCAGGTGCTCCGTACACTACATGAACATGCGCATGTGCATCGCATACATACAGACAAGAGATTTGCATTTATGGTCAAAAGAGACATCACCTCATATAATGACTTATTACAAAGCCATTGGTATACACTCACCGGCCACTCCTAGTATCCTGATCCATCATAAAGGTGCTatgttggactgagatctggtgccTGTGAATTCATTGTTGTGTTAAAGAAACCAACTTGAGATGTTTTGAGCTTTGTAACATGCTGTTATCTTGCTGGAAGCAGCCTTCAGATGATGGCTACATGTGGTCATAAAGAGTTGGACATTGTCAGCAATAGTAGGGGGTATATATAGGCTGTTGGGTTTAATCGACTCTCGGCTGGTACTAAACATCCCAAAGTGTGCAAAGAAAATATCCCCACATTGCAACAGAAATCAagacagcagaaatcaagacacatcagaccaggcaacattttcccaATCTACTATTATTCAGTTTTAGTGAGTGTGTGAATTTTAGCCTTCCTggttttaggtgacaggagtgTCGCCCcccccagtgtggtcttctgctgttgtagGATGCCTGCTTCAGAGTTTGATGTGTTGCATGttcaaagatgctcttctgATACCTTGTTTATAACAAACGGTTGTTGGAGTTACTGAAGCATTCTGGCTATTCTTATCTGACCTCTGGCTTCATCAAATCACTGGTTCTCACGTAGAGAACTGACGctcgctggatattttctctttttctctgtaaaccctggaGATAGTTGTATGGTAAAATCCAAGTAGATCAGcactttctgaaatactcaaaccAGCCAACATGCTGCTGTAAAAGTAACTTTTCTTCATCCTTTTGATTCTTGGTTTGATCTTCACGATGCCTAATTGCTACCGTGGCTGTTTAAGTATCTGTAGAAGTATCTGTAGAAGTTGAAAAGGCTTGTCTTCCAAATTTTCCAGTGAGTGTATAAAGACGCTAGTGTCTG includes the following:
- the cdip1 gene encoding cell death-inducing p53-target protein 1, yielding MSSDPPPPYPGGPSAPLIQEKNGQPEAVRTGPPQGQPLPPDYGPPPYEATQPGFLPPHVPGEGPMPMPMPMPPPPQGGHYPPPPGHFPQPMPGQMGPGPGHFVHMGGHTATVLAPPGAATTVTVLQGEMFQTSPVQTVCPHCQQAIVTRISHDIGLMNTLFCLFCFFVGCDLGCCLIPCMIDDLKDVTHTCPYCKGYIYTYKRIC
- the polr3k gene encoding DNA-directed RNA polymerase III subunit RPC10; its protein translation is MLLFCPTCGNVLIVEEGQKCMRFACNTCPYVHNITRKVNNRKYPKLKEVDDVLGGAAAWENVDSTPETCPKCEHPRAYFMQIQTRSADEPMTTFYKCCNAQCGHRWRD